The genomic segment TCCCGTTAGGTCTAATTCTCTAATTCTTTGTTTCAATTTTAAGTCAATAATGGAGACTGTAGGAGTGCACAGTAGGTGCTGAGGTTAAAAATTCAACTTAAATCTAAAACCTGTGTTTAGTAGGGCCCTGGCTGATGTAAATTAGAATTAAGGACATTTCTTATTTATGTCTTATAGACTAGCTTTTGTGAGGGAAAATTGTTACCgttcttaaatattttcccatttatccTGTACttgtccttttcttccttttctgtaagatactgttttctttctttttttcctgggaGGATGATTTCCccaaaataaatgcaataaatttGCTTCCACTGCACTCTTATTATACTAGTAGATGGATTCTTCAACCCCAGCTTATTTTCATGGATCATTTGGTTGTAATGAAAGCATTATGGTAGCCGCAGTCTTGTAAAACCATCTTCTCTGGCAAGTGTTTTTAAAAGCCATATAAAATGCACTGTCTAAACCCATTTAAGACTGATCTGCCAAAAAGGACTGACTGACACTGCAATGTTCTGTCCTGATTCACATCTCCAGAAGCAACGATTATCTTTAATGTTCCTAACGATGCCCCTCTCTGGGTGTGTGTACTGGGCATGTCTTTTAGGTATACCAGTAAGAGGACAGCAAGGTACTCCCGGCCCACCAGGCCCCGCTGGCCCTCGCGGGCACCCAGGTCCCTCTGGGCCACCAGGAAAACCAGGCTATGGAAGTCCTGGACCCCAAGGAGAGCCAGGCTTGCCAGGACCACCGGGACCATCAGGCACGGGGAAGCCAGGCTCGCCAGGACTGCCAGGAAAACCAGGGGACAGAGGACCTTATGGACCAAAAGGAGATATTGGACCAGCTGGTTTACCAGGCCCACGGGGCCCTCCAGGACCACCGGGAATTCCCGGCCCAGCGGGAATTTCTGTGTCAGGAAAACCTGGACAACAGGGATCGCCAGGAGCCCCGGGACCCAGAGGCCTTCCTGGAGAGAAGGGTGCACCGGGAGTCCCTGGTGTGAACGGACAGAAAGGAGAAACCAGGTACGGTGCTCCAGGCCGTCCAGGTGAGAGGGGCCTCCCAGGTCCTCAGGGGCCCATGGGACCACCTGGCCCTCCTGGAGTgggaaaaagaggagagaatggGTTCCCAGGGCAGCCGGGCATCAAAGGTGATCGGGGCTTTCCAGGAGAAAGGGGACCAATTGGCCTACCAGGCCCCCAAGGTCCTCCTGGGGAGCGAGGACCAGAAGGCACTGGAAAGCCAGGAGCCGccggagccccaggccagccaggggttCCAGGAACCAAAGGCCACCCCGGGGCTCCGGGAATAGCTGGGCCCCCAGGGCCTCCTGGCTTTGGGAAGCCGGGCTTGCCAGGCCTTCAGGGACAAAGAGGACCTCCCGGCCTTCCAGGCGGCCCGGGTGCCAAAGGGGAGCAAGGCCCAGCAGGCCATCCTGGGGAGCCAGGTCTGGCTGGACCCCCTGGAAATGTGGGACCCCAAGGACCAAAGGGCATCCCGGGAAACCATGGAATGCCAGGCCCTAAAGGTGAGTCAGGGCCAGCTGGGCCTGCAGGACGCCCTGGGGCTAAGGGAGAAAGGGGTTCCTCTGGCTTAGATGGGAAACCGGGGTACCCGGGAGAACCAGGTCTCGATGGACCTAAGGGTAACCCAGGGCTGCCAGGACCCAAAGGTGACCCTGGAGTAGAAGGACCTCCCGGTCGCCCAGGCCCCGCAGGCCCCGCAGGAGCGAAGGGAATGCCTGGACACAACGGTGAGGCAGGTCCAAGAGGCGCCCCTGGAATACCAGGCACCAGAGGCCCCATCGGGCCGCCCGGCATTCCAGGATTCCCTGGATCTAAAGGGGACCCAGGAACTCCGGGGCTTCCTGGCCCCGCTGGCGTAGCAACGAAGGGCCTCAATGGGCCCACAGGGCCACCAGGGCCTCCAGGTCCGAGAGGCCACGCCGGAGAGCCTGGCCTTCCAGGGCCGCCCGGTCCTCCGGGGCCCCCAGGGCAGGCCGTCGCTCCTGAAAGCTTTACCAAGGCCGGCCAAAGGCCCAGTCTTTCGGGGATGCCCCTTGTTAGTGCCAACCAGGGCGTAACAGGAATGCCCGTGTCCGCTTTCACCGTTATTCTCTCCAAAGCTTACCCGGCAATAGGCGCTCCCATCCCATTTGATAAGGTTTTGTACAACAAGCAACAGCATTATGACCCAAGAACTGGAATCTTCACCTGCAAGATTCCGGGAATATACTATTTCTCCTACCACGTGCATGTGAAAGGGACCCACGTGTGGGTGGGTCTGTACAAGAACGGCAGCCCCGTAATGTACACGTACGATGAATACACCAAGGGCTACCTGGACCAGGCTTCGGGCAGTGCCATCCTCGACCTCGCAGAAAACGACCAGGTATGGCTCCAACTGCCCAACGCCGAGTCCAACGGCCTGTACTCGTCTGAGTACGTCCACTCGTCCTTCTCAGGGTTCTTGGTGGCTCCGATGTGAGCCTGTCCCCACCACGCTAACACAAACCTGCTTGGAAAGGCACTCCCCAACGTCACCCGCCCCACAAAACGCGTATGGACGTAGGCTGGAAAAGATAGCACTCTTTCCAGTACAGATTTGAGCTTTCGGACCAACCAGTGTCCCCTCTGAAAAGCGAGCAGCAATGGTAAACAATAGGAGAAGACCCTGTCAAATTCCTAGTCAGCAGTCCTGAGACTCTTTAAAGTATTCTGTGAAGTCCTTCCGTCCTTAAAAAACCTCACCAGGAAAGTCCTGCTaagctaaaatataaaatgaccGCAAAAACCCTGATCCGTGACGCTACATTACGTTACATTTGATTTCAGAATCTcagcatttccttttaaaataagccTGTTTTCTAACAATTGACAGAACTTCCAGGAAACATTCAAGAGGTATATCTGTATAGAACTTGAATACTTGAATATTCAAATTTAGAAGACATTATATATCATAGGATCTTTCTGATGGTGCATTACTCAAAGGCTTAAATGGCCCCTTGTGAAAAAAATCTATTCATATATAGAGGTgcgtatagattttttttatggctctcataaaaacacacacaaaatatgatGTTAAAATTAACCGGAAATGCAAGGTGCTTTAGTTATGAACCTT from the Eptesicus fuscus isolate TK198812 chromosome 10, DD_ASM_mEF_20220401, whole genome shotgun sequence genome contains:
- the COL10A1 gene encoding collagen alpha-1(X) chain, coding for MLPPIALLLLMSLNLVHGVFYAERYQTPTGIKGPAANTKTQFFIPYAIKSKGIPVRGQQGTPGPPGPAGPRGHPGPSGPPGKPGYGSPGPQGEPGLPGPPGPSGTGKPGSPGLPGKPGDRGPYGPKGDIGPAGLPGPRGPPGPPGIPGPAGISVSGKPGQQGSPGAPGPRGLPGEKGAPGVPGVNGQKGETRYGAPGRPGERGLPGPQGPMGPPGPPGVGKRGENGFPGQPGIKGDRGFPGERGPIGLPGPQGPPGERGPEGTGKPGAAGAPGQPGVPGTKGHPGAPGIAGPPGPPGFGKPGLPGLQGQRGPPGLPGGPGAKGEQGPAGHPGEPGLAGPPGNVGPQGPKGIPGNHGMPGPKGESGPAGPAGRPGAKGERGSSGLDGKPGYPGEPGLDGPKGNPGLPGPKGDPGVEGPPGRPGPAGPAGAKGMPGHNGEAGPRGAPGIPGTRGPIGPPGIPGFPGSKGDPGTPGLPGPAGVATKGLNGPTGPPGPPGPRGHAGEPGLPGPPGPPGPPGQAVAPESFTKAGQRPSLSGMPLVSANQGVTGMPVSAFTVILSKAYPAIGAPIPFDKVLYNKQQHYDPRTGIFTCKIPGIYYFSYHVHVKGTHVWVGLYKNGSPVMYTYDEYTKGYLDQASGSAILDLAENDQVWLQLPNAESNGLYSSEYVHSSFSGFLVAPM